From Lycium ferocissimum isolate CSIRO_LF1 chromosome 12, AGI_CSIRO_Lferr_CH_V1, whole genome shotgun sequence, one genomic window encodes:
- the LOC132038970 gene encoding uncharacterized protein LOC132038970, whose product MSSWFSLPKNPFKSDDDDDDDVITGGEKPSDPNSSGIKEDFSAISNTFSHHLRGVAAFLTPTSPTQSSEQKSSSEQQFSGIKSDLVEIGDSFKSGFSLFSSKLLASNLLQFSDEVKDRENDEYEDEDEDEYDDEDVVGVTDEVVDFVTTISQRPQLWTDFPISLPTDFSMSDSQKEHVASIVQFVPGLESLRQKVCHELSDRQFWMIYFVLLLPRLNGNDLELLSTPEASFSLIS is encoded by the exons atgtcatcttgGTTCTCTCTTCCCAAAAATCCTTTCAAATCCGACGACGACGACGATGATGACGTCATCACCGGCGGCGAGAAACCGTCGGATCCGAATTCGTCCGGCATAAAAGAAGATTTCTCAGCAATTTCCAATACATTCTCCCACCATCTCCGTGGAGTCGCCGCTTTCCTGACTCCAACATCACCTACTCAGTCGTCCGAGCAAAAATCTTCTTCGGAGCAACAATTTAGTGGAATTAAGAGCGATTTAGTTGAGATTGGAGATAGTTTTAAATCAGgattctctttgttttcttcgaAATTGTTGGCTTCGAATTTGTTGCAGTTTAGTGATGAGGTAAAGGAtcgtgaaaatgatgaatatgaagatgaagatgaagatgaatatgatgatgaggatgTTGTTGGTGTAACGGATGAAGTTGTGGATTTTGTTACTACGATTTCGCAACGGCCtcagttgtggactgattttcCAATCTCTTTACCTACTG ATTTTTCCATGTCTGATAGTCAGAAAGAACATGTGGCATCCATTGTGCAGTTTGTGCCTGGACTTGAGTCCTTGAGGCAGAAGGTTTGCCATGAATTATCTGATAGGCAATTTTGGATGATCTATTTCGTTTTATTGCTTCCAAGGCTGAATGGGAATGACTTGGAGCTGTTGTCAACTCCTGAGGCAAGTTTCTCTCTGATAAGTTAA
- the LOC132038957 gene encoding putative clathrin assembly protein At5g35200 has product MSMSGGGTQNSLRKTLGALKDTTTVNLAKINSGYKELDIAIVKATNHVEQPAKEKYIRAIFSAISATRPRADVAYCIHALARRLSKTHNWAVALKTLIVIHRALREVDPTFHEELMNYGRSRNRMLNMAHFKDDSSPNAWDYSAWVRSYALFLEERLECFRALKYDVETDRPRTKDLDTPELLEQLPALQQLLYRIIGCQPQGASVHNFVIQLALSMVASESIKIYNAISDGTVNLVDKFFEMQRNDALRSLDIYRRAGQQAEALSEFYEICKSIDVGRGEKFIKIEQPPASFLQAMEEYVREAPRASTMRKDSVRREPKVLAIEYKKDPEVKDASSRSPPPPEPEKEPEPKPEPVKTEAPPAEPADLLSMDDPSPAVAELDEKNSLALAIVPVGSTNPPTSTGSNLTNGTGWELALVEAPSSNESAATASKLAGGLDKLTLDSLYDDALRQTNQNVSYNPWEPAPAAPPMMQNVGYDPFYVSNMVAAPMNVQMAAMANQQQAFMLQQQQQQQMMMMTTHQPQPNANPFANPYGGNANPYGPGMPVQTAYNPYNTGLI; this is encoded by the exons ATGTCGATGTCGGGAGGAGGTACGCAGAACAGCTTAAGAAAAACCCTTGGAGCACTCAAGGATACAACCACTGTCAATTTAGCCAAAATTAATAGTGGCTATAAG GAATTGGATATTGCTATAGTCAAGGCAACAAATCATGTTGAACAGCCAGCAAAAGAGAAGTACATAAGAG CCATTTTTTCGGCCATTTCGGCTACCAGGCCTCGAGCTGATGTTGCATACTGCATTCATGCTCTTGCGAGAAGATTGTCGAAGACACATAATTGGGCG GTTGCTCTAAAAACATTGATAGTCATTCACCGTGCTTTAAGAGAGGTGGACCCCACATTCCACGAGGAACTTATGAACTATGGCCGCAGCAGAAATCGCATGCTTAACATGGCTCATTTCAAAGACGACTCTAGTCCAAATG CATGGGATTACTCTGCTTGGGTGCGTTCATATGCCTTGTTCCTGGAGGAGAGGCTGGAATGTTTTCGAgctctgaaatatgatgtggaGACTGATCGTCCG AGAACTAAAGATTTAGACACGCCGGAGTTGCTTGAACAGTTACCAGCCTTACAGCAACTTTTGTATCGTATTATCGGCTGTCAG CCACAAGGAGCATCTGTTCACAATTTTGTGATTCAGCTAGCACTTTCAATG GTTGCTTCAGAGAGCATTAAAATCTACAACGCCATCAGTGATGGTACAGTCAATTTAGTTGACAAG TTCTTTGAGATGCAACGGAATGATGCTCTTAGGTCTCTGGATATATACCGCAGGGCTGGTCAGCAG GCGGAGGCGCTTTCAGAGTTTTACGAAATATGTAAAAGTATTGACGTGGGACGTGGGgagaaatttattaaaattgagCAG CCCCCTGCATCATTTTTACAAGCCATGGAGGAGTATGTTAGAGAAGCACCACGAGCTTCTACAATGCGGAAAGATTCGGTAAGGAGA GAACCCAAAGTTTTGGCTATTGAGTACAAAAAGGACCCGGAGGTCAAAGATGCCAGTTCCCGTTCTCCCCCTCCACCGGAACCTGAAAAGGAACCTGAACCGAAGCCGGAACCTGTTAAAACGGAAGCTCCTCCGGCAGAACCTGCTGATCTTTTG TCTATGGATGATCCTTCTCCAGCTGTTGCAGAACTAGATGAGAAGAATTCTTTGGCTTTAGCTATCGTACCAGTTG GCTCTACCAACCCACCGACTTCAACAGGTTCAAATCTTACTAATGGAACTGGCTGGGAATTGGCTCTTGTGGAAGCTCCCAGCTCGAACGAGAGCGCCGCTACTGCTAGTAAATTG GCTGGAGGACTCGACAAACTTACGCTAGATAGTTTGTATGATGATGCTTTGAGACAAACCAACCAAAATGTGAGCTATAATCCATGGGAACCTGCACCAGCTGCTCCTCCCATGATGCAAAATGTAGGATACGACCCGTTCTACGTCTCCAACATGGTGGCGGCCCCCATGAATGTACAGATGGCAGCCATGGCCAACCAGCAACAGGCTTTCATGttacagcaacaacaacaacagcagatgatgatgatgacgactCACCAACCACAACCGAACGCGAATCCTTTCGCCAACCCTTACGGAGGAAATGCTAATCCATACGGCCCCGGTATGCCTGTACAAACTGCCTATAATCCGTATAATACTGGCCTCATTTGA